A genomic region of Acidobacteriota bacterium contains the following coding sequences:
- a CDS encoding CPBP family glutamic-type intramembrane protease, whose protein sequence is MAPVAFSPADPPSRARTWAAVLPAAVLPLLLAWMYFVVFAGRPAAPVLYGTAKAFLLLWPLLACRLLLGERALPSPRGGKTPRGPYPRALAEGLASGLAAGLLLWALSETALSDALVRAAPAVRAKAEEFGAAGRYGLFAACASLYHATAEEYYWRWFVFGRLRRLLPAPGAHAAAAAAFAAHHVLVGAVFLPGWGGALLGALTGLGGLLWSLQYARHKNLAGAWISHFSVDLVLFAIGWKILAA, encoded by the coding sequence GTGGCCCCGGTCGCCTTTTCGCCGGCGGACCCCCCATCGAGGGCCAGGACCTGGGCGGCCGTTCTCCCCGCCGCCGTCCTCCCGCTCCTCTTGGCCTGGATGTACTTCGTGGTCTTCGCGGGCCGTCCCGCCGCGCCGGTCCTGTATGGGACGGCCAAGGCCTTCCTCCTCCTCTGGCCTCTTCTTGCGTGCCGGCTTCTGCTCGGGGAGCGGGCGCTCCCCTCGCCGCGCGGGGGCAAAACGCCCCGGGGGCCCTACCCGCGGGCCCTTGCGGAGGGGCTCGCCTCGGGTCTCGCGGCGGGCCTGCTCCTTTGGGCGCTGTCGGAGACGGCGCTCTCAGACGCCCTGGTCCGGGCCGCGCCCGCCGTGCGGGCCAAGGCGGAGGAGTTCGGAGCCGCGGGCCGCTACGGGCTCTTCGCGGCCTGCGCCTCGCTCTACCACGCCACGGCCGAGGAATACTACTGGAGGTGGTTCGTGTTCGGCCGGCTGCGCCGCCTTCTTCCGGCACCGGGCGCCCACGCGGCCGCGGCGGCGGCCTTCGCCGCGCACCACGTCCTGGTGGGGGCCGTCTTCCTGCCGGGCTGGGGCGGTGCCCTCCTGGGCGCCCTCACGGGCCTCGGGGGCCTGCTGTGGAGCCTTCAGTACGCACGCCACAAGAACCTGGCCGGAGCCTGGATCAGCCATTTCTCCGTGGATCTGGTCCTCTTCGCCATCGGCTGGAAAATTCTGGCGGCTTGA
- a CDS encoding 1-acyl-sn-glycerol-3-phosphate acyltransferase: MEPVTLPLWAALLMAVLSAWAVSDRIVLPAIRGFVRRRAERVVEELNPRLQIEIQPFQRTRRSVLVDRLLFDPKVMEAVQAHAQAKGQPREEVEKLAARYAREIVPAFNAYFYFRLGYALARRLARLLYRVRLGFADDEALQAVPKNAAVVFVMNHRSNMDYILVGYLAAGRAALSYAVGEWARVWPLRAMVRSLGGYFVRRDSRDDLYRRVLERYVAMATAAGVPQALYPEGGLTRDGRLRTPKLGLLDYMLRSFDPYGERDLVFIPVGINYDRTLEDRTLLRDLEPGTPRRSAWAALATTARFGAKNLLLMARSRWHRFGYACVNFGPPLSMRRYLLERRLDLRSLPREERCARVAELGARLMEEVGAVIPVLPVSLVAAVFIREAGRPMALLGIKARVHALLGELEGRGARVYVPRKDRDYAVEVGLRMLVLRRLVLEEEGLYRAHPDEGPLLAYYANALAHFFSAGYTEPAAGSAASGD; the protein is encoded by the coding sequence ATGGAACCCGTAACTCTCCCTCTGTGGGCGGCACTCCTCATGGCGGTCCTTTCCGCCTGGGCCGTGTCCGACCGAATTGTCCTCCCGGCCATCCGCGGATTCGTGCGGCGCCGGGCGGAGCGGGTGGTGGAGGAGCTGAACCCGCGCCTGCAGATCGAGATCCAGCCCTTCCAGCGCACGCGTCGGAGCGTTTTGGTGGACCGCCTCCTTTTCGACCCAAAGGTCATGGAGGCGGTTCAGGCCCACGCCCAGGCGAAAGGACAGCCGAGGGAGGAGGTGGAGAAGCTGGCGGCGCGGTACGCCCGCGAGATCGTCCCCGCCTTCAACGCCTATTTCTATTTCCGGCTCGGATACGCCCTGGCCCGCAGGCTCGCCCGACTGTTGTACCGCGTGCGCCTCGGTTTCGCCGACGACGAGGCCCTTCAGGCGGTGCCGAAGAACGCGGCCGTCGTCTTCGTGATGAACCACAGAAGCAACATGGACTACATCCTGGTGGGATACCTGGCCGCAGGGAGGGCGGCCCTCTCCTACGCCGTCGGAGAATGGGCCCGGGTCTGGCCCTTGCGGGCCATGGTGCGCTCCCTCGGCGGGTACTTCGTCCGGCGGGACTCGCGCGACGACCTGTACCGCCGCGTTCTGGAGCGATACGTGGCCATGGCCACGGCCGCCGGCGTTCCCCAGGCCCTCTACCCCGAGGGCGGCCTCACCCGGGATGGCCGCTTGCGGACCCCCAAGCTGGGGCTCCTGGATTACATGCTCCGAAGCTTCGACCCTTACGGCGAGCGGGATCTCGTCTTCATCCCTGTAGGGATCAACTACGACCGCACGCTGGAGGACCGTACCCTTCTTCGCGACCTGGAGCCCGGAACCCCGCGGCGGTCCGCCTGGGCCGCCCTCGCCACGACGGCCCGATTCGGGGCCAAGAACCTCCTCCTCATGGCAAGGAGCCGATGGCACCGCTTCGGCTACGCTTGCGTGAATTTCGGCCCTCCCCTCTCCATGCGCCGGTACCTCCTGGAACGCCGACTGGACCTGAGGTCCCTGCCTCGGGAGGAGCGGTGCGCCCGGGTGGCCGAATTGGGAGCCCGCCTCATGGAGGAGGTGGGCGCGGTGATACCCGTACTGCCCGTGTCCCTGGTGGCGGCGGTCTTCATCCGGGAGGCCGGCCGGCCCATGGCGCTCCTGGGAATCAAGGCCCGCGTCCACGCCCTTCTTGGGGAGCTGGAGGGACGCGGGGCCCGGGTCTACGTCCCCCGGAAGGACCGCGACTACGCCGTGGAAGTGGGCCTGCGGATGCTCGTCCTTCGCCGCTTGGTGCTCGAGGAGGAGGGGCTTTACCGCGCTCACCCCGACGAGGGACCTCTCCTCGCCTATTACGCAAACGCCCTGGCCCACTTTTTCTCCGCTGGATATACCGAACCTGCTGCCGGCTCCGCCGCCTCCGGAGACTGA
- a CDS encoding type IV pilus twitching motility protein PilT — protein sequence MATLDKILSAMEQVGAEALEMPAGEIPFFRTREGNRPVTKAPIPQANLLAYLREVAPPDTGPLLDELRPCRFLYGAHTVAVDFTASGLLVRITKAPDPGPSEAAPPAAASTDAVSAPEGAAPLDRLLYEMVSSGASDLHISSGEPPFLRVDGQMRRLGDRPILAAEEVRALLLPICPGRNREEFEASNDTDFAYEISGLARFRVNYFMDRLGMGAVFRQIPSKVPTVEELGLPKAVVDLCWLSKGLVLVTGPTGSGKSTTLAALVDFINRNRTDHLITIEDPVEFVHGNRKCLINQRQVGVHTQSFKRALRAALREDPDIVLVGELRDLETIAIALETAETGHLVFGTLHTTTAPSTIDRIIDQFPADRQAQVRVMLSESLKGVIAQTLCRRTGGGRVAALEVLLINASMANLIREGKTFQIPSIMQTQKSLGNVTLNDALLDLVKAGTVEPREAYLKSVDKPGLRALFERHKIPLAEEA from the coding sequence ATGGCCACGCTGGATAAGATCCTGTCCGCCATGGAGCAGGTGGGAGCGGAAGCCCTTGAAATGCCGGCGGGCGAGATCCCGTTTTTCCGGACGCGAGAGGGAAACCGCCCCGTCACAAAGGCCCCGATCCCCCAGGCGAACCTCCTGGCCTACCTGAGGGAGGTGGCCCCCCCGGACACCGGCCCCCTCCTCGACGAACTCCGTCCCTGCCGCTTCCTGTACGGCGCCCACACCGTGGCGGTGGATTTCACCGCCTCCGGGCTCCTGGTCCGGATCACCAAGGCCCCGGACCCCGGACCCTCCGAGGCGGCCCCTCCGGCGGCCGCTTCGACGGATGCCGTTTCGGCCCCGGAGGGCGCGGCCCCCCTCGATCGTCTCCTTTACGAAATGGTCTCTTCGGGAGCCTCCGACCTCCACATCAGTTCCGGCGAGCCCCCCTTCTTGCGCGTGGACGGCCAGATGCGCCGGCTCGGGGATCGCCCCATCCTGGCCGCGGAAGAGGTCCGGGCCCTCCTCCTCCCCATCTGCCCGGGACGCAACCGGGAGGAATTCGAAGCGTCCAACGACACGGACTTCGCTTACGAAATCTCCGGACTCGCCCGGTTCAGGGTGAATTACTTCATGGACCGCCTCGGCATGGGAGCGGTCTTTCGCCAGATCCCCTCCAAGGTCCCCACGGTGGAGGAACTCGGCCTGCCCAAGGCCGTGGTGGACCTTTGCTGGCTCTCCAAGGGCCTGGTCCTCGTGACGGGCCCGACGGGCTCGGGCAAGTCCACGACCTTGGCGGCTCTGGTGGACTTCATCAACCGGAACCGGACGGACCACCTGATCACCATTGAAGACCCCGTGGAGTTCGTCCACGGCAACCGCAAGTGCCTGATCAACCAGCGGCAGGTGGGCGTTCACACACAGAGCTTCAAGAGAGCGCTGAGGGCCGCCCTGCGGGAAGACCCGGACATCGTGCTCGTGGGGGAGTTGAGGGACCTGGAGACCATCGCCATCGCCCTCGAGACGGCGGAAACGGGGCACCTCGTTTTCGGCACCCTTCACACGACGACGGCGCCCTCCACCATCGACCGGATCATCGACCAGTTTCCCGCAGACCGCCAGGCCCAGGTGCGGGTCATGCTGTCCGAGAGCCTCAAGGGCGTCATCGCCCAGACCCTGTGCCGCCGAACCGGAGGGGGAAGGGTGGCGGCCCTGGAGGTGCTCCTGATCAACGCCTCCATGGCCAACCTCATCCGGGAGGGAAAGACTTTCCAGATCCCCTCCATCATGCAGACCCAGAAGTCCCTCGGAAACGTCACCCTCAACGACGCCCTCCTGGATCTGGTGAAAGCGGGGACCGTGGAGCCCCGCGAGGCCTACCTCAAGAGCGTGGACAAGCCCGGGCTCCGGGCCCTGTTCGAGCGCCACAAGATCCCCCTGGCGGAGGAGGCCTGA